The following coding sequences are from one Lipingzhangella halophila window:
- a CDS encoding VOC family protein — translation MSRHIQITFDAHDPRALSSFWRDALGYIHPGPPGVDLPEGADPLAAWDDFLARIGVPEEQRNTKSATEDPDGHGPRLFFQQVPEGKTAKNRIHLDVRAAPGLQGEQRMAALEAECDRLVALGATRVRRYDPEPPLSAGHIVMTDPEGNEFCLD, via the coding sequence ATGAGCCGCCACATCCAGATCACCTTCGACGCCCACGACCCGCGGGCGCTGTCGTCCTTCTGGCGCGACGCATTGGGCTACATCCATCCCGGCCCGCCCGGAGTCGACCTGCCCGAGGGCGCCGACCCGCTGGCCGCCTGGGACGACTTCCTCGCCCGAATCGGCGTACCCGAGGAGCAGCGCAACACGAAATCGGCCACCGAGGACCCGGATGGGCACGGCCCACGGCTGTTCTTCCAGCAGGTACCGGAGGGCAAAACCGCAAAGAACCGTATTCACCTCGACGTCCGCGCGGCTCCCGGACTGCAGGGCGAGCAGCGGATGGCGGCGCTGGAGGCCGAGTGCGACCGGCTCGTCGCGCTGGGAGCGACGCGGGTACGCCGCTACGATCCCGAGCCCCCGCTGAGCGCCGGCCACATCGTGATGACCGACCCCGAAGGCAACGAGTTCTGCCTCGACTGA
- a CDS encoding DinB family protein: MNADEPDWNPTLRGQWEVHWNHQLRARLDGLTDDEYFWSPVPDAWSVRPRGSSTAPLQLGAGDFTMDHAFPAPAPAAFTTIAWRLGHVIVGVLAARNAAHFGAPAASYETWDYAGSAAAALDQLQAQLDVWLTGVRGLGEAGLPAPMGAKEPFPAAPMADLVLHIHRELIHHLSEVCLLRDLYLHTQPATNGATR; encoded by the coding sequence ATGAACGCAGACGAACCCGACTGGAACCCAACGCTGCGCGGACAGTGGGAGGTCCACTGGAACCACCAGCTCCGAGCCCGGCTCGACGGCCTCACCGACGACGAGTACTTCTGGTCGCCGGTACCGGACGCCTGGAGCGTACGGCCGCGCGGCAGCTCCACGGCGCCCTTACAGCTCGGCGCCGGCGACTTCACGATGGACCACGCTTTCCCCGCGCCGGCCCCTGCTGCCTTCACCACGATCGCCTGGCGACTCGGTCACGTCATCGTCGGTGTGCTCGCCGCGCGCAACGCGGCGCATTTCGGCGCGCCGGCGGCCTCGTATGAGACCTGGGACTACGCCGGCAGCGCGGCCGCCGCCCTCGACCAGCTCCAGGCCCAGCTCGACGTCTGGCTGACCGGGGTGCGCGGCCTCGGCGAGGCCGGGCTCCCAGCTCCGATGGGCGCGAAGGAACCCTTCCCCGCGGCACCCATGGCAGACCTGGTGCTGCACATCCACCGCGAGCTGATCCACCACCTCTCCGAGGTCTGCCTGTTGCGCGACCTCTACCTGCACACACAACCCGCTACGAACGGAGCAACCCGATGA